A genomic region of Friedmanniella luteola contains the following coding sequences:
- a CDS encoding SDR family NAD(P)-dependent oxidoreductase, producing MLIDLQDRVVLVTGAGRGIGRAIAETFARDGARVVALDLGLAEVEEVAASLVAEGATVVPATADVRDGAAVQRVVDDAVARFGRLDVLVNNAGINVEGRLEDLDAAAWDRCFEVNVRGTFTTCRAVAPVMKRQRSGRILNAASFAAIVPSVGSSAYAASKAAVVQFTRTIAGELGPWGITANSYAPGMIPTAMNGFADLPPAQQSAKLDTLSLRRWGEAQDVANLLCFLASDLAGYITGTLVDVSGGKLATQVPSAAYAGLDDASLG from the coding sequence GTGCTCATCGACCTGCAGGACCGCGTCGTGCTCGTCACCGGGGCGGGCCGGGGGATCGGCCGCGCCATCGCCGAGACCTTCGCCCGCGACGGGGCCCGGGTGGTGGCGCTGGACCTCGGGCTCGCCGAGGTCGAGGAGGTGGCCGCGTCCCTGGTCGCCGAGGGGGCGACGGTGGTGCCCGCGACCGCCGACGTCCGCGACGGTGCGGCGGTGCAGCGGGTCGTCGACGACGCCGTCGCCCGCTTCGGCCGGCTCGACGTGCTGGTGAACAACGCCGGCATCAACGTCGAGGGCCGGCTCGAGGACCTCGACGCCGCCGCCTGGGACCGTTGCTTCGAGGTCAACGTCCGCGGCACCTTCACCACCTGCCGCGCGGTGGCGCCGGTGATGAAGCGGCAGCGTTCCGGCCGCATCCTCAACGCGGCCTCGTTCGCGGCCATCGTGCCCAGCGTCGGCTCCTCGGCCTACGCCGCCTCGAAGGCCGCCGTCGTCCAGTTCACCCGCACCATCGCCGGCGAGCTCGGCCCGTGGGGGATCACCGCGAACTCCTACGCCCCCGGGATGATCCCGACGGCGATGAACGGCTTCGCCGACCTGCCGCCGGCGCAGCAGTCGGCGAAGCTGGACACCCTGAGCCTGCGCCGCTGGGGCGAGGCGCAGGACGTGGCGAACCTGCTGTGCTTCCTGGCCAGCGACCTGGCGGGCTACATCACCGGCACCCTCGTCGACGTCAGCGGCGGCAAGCTGGCCACCCAGGTGCCGAGCGCCGCGTACGCCGGGCTGGACGACGCCTCGCTAGGCTGA
- a CDS encoding SDR family oxidoreductase, whose protein sequence is MSTDPTPSGGRDATVRTVWVTGAGSGVGRAVAVSAARAGARVVLTGRRPDALAGTASLVRDAGGEVLELPADTGRDDQLQEAWATLQQTWGDPTDLVLSAGLNHPRRYWRDQTMADFRAIVDTNLTAAALVVDLALPALRAAGGGVVVFVSSVSGWQFSPDAGVAYSASKTAVGSLAAHLNAQENRHGVRACAVCPGDIDSDFLSLRPVVPGAGDRVAMLSPDDVARTVQFVLDSPPHVCVNELVVTPTKRDPAPR, encoded by the coding sequence GTGAGCACAGACCCCACCCCGTCCGGCGGCCGCGACGCCACCGTGCGCACCGTCTGGGTGACCGGCGCGGGGAGCGGCGTCGGCCGCGCCGTCGCCGTGTCGGCCGCCCGGGCCGGGGCCCGGGTGGTGCTGACCGGACGCCGGCCGGACGCCCTGGCCGGGACGGCGTCTCTGGTCCGGGACGCCGGCGGCGAGGTCCTGGAGCTGCCGGCCGACACCGGGCGGGACGACCAGCTGCAGGAGGCCTGGGCCACCCTGCAGCAGACCTGGGGCGACCCCACCGACCTGGTGCTGTCGGCCGGCCTCAACCACCCGCGGCGCTACTGGCGGGACCAGACGATGGCGGACTTCCGCGCCATCGTCGACACCAACCTGACCGCCGCCGCCCTGGTCGTCGACCTCGCCCTGCCGGCCCTGCGGGCGGCCGGGGGCGGTGTCGTCGTCTTCGTGTCCTCCGTCTCGGGCTGGCAGTTCTCCCCCGACGCCGGCGTGGCCTACAGCGCCAGCAAGACCGCCGTCGGGTCGCTGGCCGCCCACCTCAACGCCCAGGAGAACCGCCACGGGGTCCGGGCCTGCGCGGTCTGCCCGGGCGACATCGACAGCGACTTCCTGAGCCTGCGGCCGGTGGTGCCGGGCGCGGGCGACCGGGTGGCGATGCTCAGCCCGGACGACGTCGCCCGCACCGTCCAGTTCGTGCTGGACAGCCCGCCGCACGTCTGCGTCAACGAGCTCGTGGTCACCCCGACCAAGCGCGACCCGGCGCCGAGGTGA
- a CDS encoding phospholipase D family protein has product MGLEPADWLLSAEERGNPRTTLDDGHPGGTAWSTGNLVRPLVHGAPYFAELAAKIAATGPGDLIYFTDWRGDPDERLTGEDGSEVETLLSAADRRGVDVRGLVWRSHWDALSFSGRENRSLGERLQANGAEVLLDMRVRTGGSHHQKLVVIRHADRPADDVAYVGGIDLCHSRRDTADHGGDPQPQPMAAVYGPTPAWHDAQAAISGPGVHDVETVFRERWEDPTPLTRQPLRRLRDRLAGDDVSPDPLPPQAPPPPAVPGGSHALQLLRTYPNLRHGRDHPFARGGERSVARGYGKALARTDELVYVEDQYLWSREVAQAFADALRRSPRLRVIAVLPQRPDQSSPLSRVPQDLGRETAVRLMTEAGGDRVSLYGLENHAGTPVYVHAKVCVMDDCWATIGSDNFNRRSWTHDSELSAVVVDTEGGDHSAYARRLRLTLAAEHLDRDVTADSLDAVMADCRGADGMADAFAAAAARLQAWHDGGEHGTRPPGRLVPLARPRISRLARTWAWPLYRTVLDPDGRPRALRRSGQF; this is encoded by the coding sequence GTGGGGCTCGAACCCGCGGACTGGCTGCTCAGCGCGGAGGAGCGCGGCAACCCGCGCACCACCCTGGACGACGGGCACCCGGGCGGCACCGCCTGGTCGACCGGCAACCTCGTCCGGCCGCTGGTGCACGGCGCCCCCTACTTCGCCGAGCTGGCCGCGAAGATCGCCGCCACCGGGCCGGGCGACCTCATCTACTTCACCGACTGGCGCGGCGACCCCGACGAGCGGCTGACCGGGGAGGACGGCAGCGAGGTCGAGACGCTGCTGTCGGCGGCGGACCGGCGCGGCGTCGACGTCCGGGGGCTGGTCTGGCGCTCGCACTGGGACGCGCTCTCGTTCTCCGGCCGGGAGAACCGCAGCCTCGGCGAGCGGCTGCAGGCCAACGGCGCTGAGGTGCTGCTGGACATGCGGGTGCGCACCGGCGGGTCCCACCACCAGAAGCTGGTGGTCATCCGGCACGCCGACCGGCCCGCCGACGACGTCGCCTACGTCGGCGGCATCGACCTGTGCCACTCCCGCCGCGACACCGCCGACCACGGCGGCGACCCCCAGCCGCAGCCGATGGCCGCGGTCTACGGGCCCACCCCGGCCTGGCACGACGCCCAGGCGGCGATCAGCGGTCCCGGGGTCCACGACGTCGAGACGGTGTTCCGGGAGCGCTGGGAGGACCCCACCCCGCTCACCCGGCAGCCGCTCCGCCGGCTGCGGGACCGGCTGGCCGGCGACGACGTGAGCCCGGACCCGCTGCCCCCGCAGGCGCCGCCGCCCCCTGCGGTGCCCGGCGGCAGCCACGCGCTGCAGCTGCTGCGCACCTACCCGAACCTGCGGCACGGGCGCGACCACCCCTTCGCCCGCGGCGGCGAGCGCAGCGTGGCCCGGGGCTACGGCAAGGCGCTGGCCCGCACCGACGAGCTGGTCTACGTCGAGGACCAGTACCTGTGGTCCCGGGAGGTGGCCCAGGCCTTCGCCGACGCCCTCCGCCGGAGCCCCCGGCTGCGCGTCATCGCGGTGCTGCCGCAGCGACCCGACCAGTCCTCGCCGCTGTCCCGGGTCCCCCAGGACCTGGGACGGGAGACCGCCGTGCGGCTGATGACCGAGGCCGGCGGGGACCGCGTCTCGCTGTACGGTCTGGAGAACCACGCGGGGACGCCGGTCTACGTGCACGCCAAGGTCTGCGTGATGGACGACTGCTGGGCGACCATCGGCTCGGACAACTTCAACCGCCGCTCCTGGACCCACGACTCGGAGCTGTCCGCCGTCGTCGTCGACACCGAGGGCGGCGACCACTCGGCCTACGCCCGCCGGCTCCGCCTCACCCTGGCCGCCGAGCACCTGGACCGGGACGTCACGGCGGACAGCCTCGACGCCGTGATGGCGGACTGCCGCGGCGCCGACGGGATGGCAGACGCCTTCGCCGCCGCCGCCGCCCGGCTGCAGGCCTGGCACGACGGCGGGGAGCACGGCACCCGCCCGCCCGGTCGGCTGGTCCCGCTGGCCCGGCCCCGGATCAGCCGGCTCGCCCGGACCTGGGCCTGGCCGCTGTACCGCACGGTGCTCGACCCGGACGGACGACCCCGCGCGCTGCGCCGGAGCGGCCAGTTCTGA